The DNA sequence gagggctccctccactgcttactgtttcacgtctgtgatgtagtagcagcagtgaaggaaaggctagccttgctttgcgcaaggcctttaataggccttgagatattgcaagaccttcattcattcatataagtccatctttaatatattcatttatgtaaatttattcttttttttccctggcccccagaacagggtcagagagatgatgtggccctcctgccaaaaactttggacacccccgaCATAAACTATGTGTCAAATAATTTATTTGACTTCTGCCAATCATGGGGAAGATACTGCAATTTCTTAAGCCTCTAGAAAATTTGGTCAgcatacacactcacacacatcctAGCTTCTCCATTTTACTAAGTATACCCCACACACTTTCAGtccttaaggactagaaacttgcttttaacagaaaaaggaaaaagagagctGAGATCTCAAGATACCAAATCCTGTGCATTATAACAAATGGCATACTTGTGTAGTATTGCAGAATACACACAAGCCTGGAAACAGATGCATTGGAAGATGACACAGGAGAGGATGGGCAGGCGCTGGGGCTGATGCTTCTGTTGCATTTTCAGGCTCTCTGTACAATCACAAGGGCTAGGCGCAAACTCtttccaaaagaaaatattacaaaGCAGAGTTTCCCAGGATTCAGACAAAGCCAGCAGATTCCATAATATGGTACTGACAGCCATGCGGATCTCAAGACACCCATGTATGGGGTGGGGCCTCACCTGTAGCAGTTGTTGTGGAAGCGGTTGTAGCTGCCAAGTGCGGTCAGGGCTCCCAGCCCAATAGCATATGAGAAGAAGATCTGGGTACCAGCATCAATCCATACCTGGGATGGGGGGGAATAGCGGTGGTATGAACCCCACCAAATGGGGGTAGAACTCTGATTCCATGGCCTGGCCAGGTCACCAGGACCTGGTGTAACTGCTGGTTACATGCAAGGGCTTTCTTCCCTGCACAAACGTTCGCTACATCCTCACTGCTTCCCCAGTCACAAGCTTCCTCATCCCTCCCCTACATCTGTGCCATCCAATTCTTACCTGAGCCACAGCTAGCTTGGACCAATCAGGCTTCAGATAGTAGATGATGCCATCAAGTGCACCCGGCAGTGTCACCCCATGTAAGAGCAACAGGATTAGAACCACATAGGGGAAGAGCGCAGTGAAGTACACCACCTGCAGAGGAACACCATGGTTAGAATATAGCAGCACAGCTGTGTGGATGGATGTTGTGCTGCACTGGATTTTGTGGGTCACAAAATACGGATTGCCCAGCTTGGAGGAGGAAAGATGGAGCTTGtgctaaaaaaaataaacagggacTACAGGTTATgagaagggaaaggtgggataaataaaacatgatttcaggccctgcacatgctggatcttgtctgatctcggaagctaagcagggtcaggcctggttagtacttggatgggagaccgcctgggaatactgggtgctgtaggcttataccatagtctttcgagactgaaggttgccaaccagatttcAGGCTACGGCCTCATCAAAAACCTCTGAGGATCCTACAGTGTCTTGTACATGTCCAAATGTCACATGCGTTCAGGGACCAGCAGGGTGAGGGAATTGCTTGGTAATATCTATGCTTCCAGGTAACTAAATCTGGGGGATTTAATGTCACCTGATATACCACCCGCCGAACCTTAAAGAGTTAATTTGCATATGCCGCAAGGGGAATGAAATTGGCAGCTGCACTAAGAATAGAAACAGACTTGCATTTGAGAGCGTTGACACTGGACAGCCAGGCTGGTacagtggtttgggaagtggacttagaccaggaagaaccaggttcaaatccaccctctgccacaaagcttcctgggtgaacccctgagccagtcactttctttcacccttacctacctcacagggttgttgtgaggacaaaaggaggagggcagctgtgtacaccaccctgagctctttggaggaagggcggcacaaaaatgggaaaaataaattaatattacTTGACTCTTCTCATCAAATTTTCCTAAAGCAACTCCCACCCCCAACCCGGTCCGTTGAAGAAATACTAGTTACCTTTCCGGTGGACTTGACACCTTTCCAGATGCAGAAGTAGACAATGACCCAAGTGGTGAGTAGGCAGAGGATCAGCTGCCAGCTGAGCTCTCCGGGATCAGCAAGATCCCCTGAAATCCGCAGCACCTTGTTTCTGAAGGAAagaggagggcaggaagtgagCAGATGAggcaaaagagaaggagaaaagtcCCTCCCAGGCAACTCCCGTCCCTGGCCTCTGGCTATATCTGGGGCTGGCTCTGCCATGAGGCAGGCCGAGACAACTCACTTCAGGCCATGGATTTTGAGAACCATTACAGAACAGCAAATGGATAGTTCTCTTTATCTTCATGGAGGCCCCATTTGAGTTTTCTGCCTCAGACACTAAGTTTTCTTGGGCCTTTTTTGCCCAAATCATACCTTTTCAGCCGCTGCTGTCTCACTGTATAGGTAACCTTAATCTCTCTTTCCCATGGTGACCCACACCAAGACAGCCCCTTTGGGAACCGTCACCTACTCACTCCCAGAACTCGATAACAGGAGAGCGCTTGTTGACCAGGCTGCTGCAGTTTTGGGCGGTGCCATTAGTGCTGTTGCTGCAGTCGCCCAAGGCAAAGAGCTCAGTGCACTGGGGAGTGTTCCAAGAGTGACCACAGGTGGCCCATGGCAGGGTCTCTGTCAGTGAGTGCACCAGGTAGAAGAGACCCCAGACTAGGATCATGATGTAGTAGGAGTTGCAGAAGAAGACAATGACCATGGAAGCCAGGCCCAGACctagacagacagagagagagagagctggtcaGCAGCATCAATAGATGGGTGCTGGGAGAGGCGAGGGCCACACTGGGAAACgtgcatgggggtgtgtgacaccactgttGACCAAAAGTGTtaacatcttggtattttcgaataatatcatcatgttatatatcattcgatgcagaatttcatgcaaaatagaatgaaacaaaccacgctgaaatatcctttctatcaaaggttatagccaaaaaaaccagaaaaggaaaacacaactgccttatgtaacaaaaagtggattttcttaactcagaactgaccagtaAGACTGATACATTTCCAGCCACTGTAATTAATACTGTGCTAGATGGGACCAATGGTTTGATTCTATTTGAGGCAGTGTCTCACGTTCAGATATGGTTCTCCTTTCCCGTATTACAGGTAGCCCTCAGCTGAGAACGGCACATTACCTTTGAAGAGGGGGGCGATGTTCCAGGCAGCGATCCCACCTTGCTTCATGAACTGCCCCAGGGCCACCTCCAGAAAGAAGACGGGGATCCCCCCGACAAAGACGATTAGTAGGTAAGGAATTAGGAAGACACCTGCGCAGAGAAGGAGGGTCAGAGAGGAGAAGTGGCTGGCCTGGCTCAACAGCACAGTACAGATGCTAGGAGGAGGGAGCCTGAAGGTCAAAGCCAGGAAGCCACATACAGGTGCTGAATTGGAAGTGACAAGCTGGATGTAATGAGCGCCCAAATAAATTCAGCCTCATTACATTTCAGCCTGCTTCTCATCCAGCTCTGTTTAGTGAGAACCTATCAGCTTGAGCAGCAGGATCCCAGCATGAGAAAAGGATACATTCCTTGTGTTATGTTGGACACAGACTCCATCTTTTCAGGATTAGctaggtcagcatttctcaaagtgtgctcctaggagccatagggctccctgagaccccttcaggagctccgtaagtggttgctgctgctgcctggtggGGTCATCTCTCTCACCTCCCTTTTGAGTGGCTCTCCTTTatcattcccctcctgttctggTTCTTTGCCGATATCCAGCATTGGGCTTGGCGCTGcaacactctgcacatgcactggtGCTCcttgagactccttttaggagtgtaaagggctccagagactgaaaggTTTGAGAATGACTGAGCTAGGCTATGGAGGGGGAAGCTGATCACAAAGTTCAGGTTCCTTCTATAATGAAAACCAAGGACTGGAataaaaaataagataaaatgaTTAATCAGAGTTTGgctctttttattttattggcaaccttcagtctcgaaagactatggaatcgcgctctgaaaggtggttctggcacagcgtctagtgtggctgaaaaggccgattggggagtgacaatcccttccacacccggagcaagtgcagtctgtccctggtctgtctccctggctatgggccttccttctttgcctcttagcctcagactgttggccaagtgtctcttcaaactgggaaaggccatgctgcacagcctgcctccaagcaggccgctcagaggccagggtttcccacctgttgaggtccactcctaaggccttcagatccctcttgcagatgtacttgtatcgcagctgtggtctacctgtagggcgctttccttgcacaagttcaccatagaggagatcctttgggatccgcccatcatccattctcacgacatgaccgagccaacacaggtgtctctgtttcagcagtgcatacatgctagggattccagcacgttccaggactgtgttgttaggaactttgtcctgccaggtgatgccaagaatgtgtcagaaacagcgcatgtggaaagcgttcagtttcctctccggttgtgagtggagagtctgGCTCTATATAATTTATAACTTTCATTGTGGATTATTTTCACAGGGAAACTTATAGACTATAAGGGATACGTTTCTCGGTTAAAAATAATCtaaaatgaaatctgaacttAATGCAAACGTATCAATCATCTCATAAAACGGACATAACATATGAACTTGTGAAAGGCTGTTTTTCTTTACATAGAAAGTACTATGTGGGAAATGTCATCATACAGCACAATCTTTCATGTAATTATGCGATGGTTGATATGGGAGGGCAGGGTCTGTTATGTCACCACATGGGTCACTCATTGATCCATCCAAATGTCCTTTAACTCCTCTTTTATGCCTAGTAAGTCTCTGATCTCAGCAATTGGCTCCAAGTCAGTACTCtaattataaatatttgtaaCTTTATCAGTAAGCACTTGCATTTAGGACGCATCAAACTgagaagtggatttttaaaaatttaaatcagTGACTTGAattcaccttttttccccctttggtgATTCAAATCACAGTTTAAATAGCCTGGATTCAAATTAACCCTGGTTAGGTTGGCCCTGGTTAGGTTAGCCTAATTCAAATTAGTCCTGGTTCTTGTACATTTAGTTGTTGcatcttggcaggtgcagttgGTCTCATCCTCTCTGAACCGTGCcaggacaagctgcacctgctgaaacatCCACCCAGAGCTTTGGAGTGAATTGTGGTGTGCCCAAGTTAGTGTTTCTCAGCCATCAGCCTTCCATGCTGTCTGGTGTGTTGCTTTCGAAAACCGAGAAGGCTTTCAAAGGGAGATTATGATTTGGCATGCAGAGGATCTActgttcaaaagaaaaagaaaggtttgCAAATCCCACTCAGCATgccagaggcagcatgccaaatgctgcctttcCTTTACCTGGTGATTTGCCAGCCTGCACTCCTCCCATGTTCTTAGAAAAGGaggaaacagagcagaacaggaagtgcagaggagaggggaATCTCCACCGCTCTAAcctaccactcttctctccccttaacattctcttctgctctgccccctacttccatttccaatccagggtatgggtggaggagaagaagcagtggaagtgATTGGGGAGGAATAGAAGTGGGCACTCCTACCACTCTGCAGCTTGAGGGTATTATTTCAGTTGGCCTCGGTTAACCTGGCCCACCCGCATGCCCAAGTGCTTGAGTGGGCCCTGCCATGGCCCTCACACATGAAACAAATGTTAAAAGTTCTGGCCGTAGCTTGACTGAGCTGAAGTTGCCTCGTTTTGTGAGAGGCTGGGAAGAGAAGTTCAACAGGCTCCAGTTCTGTTGACTTCAGTTACTGAGAAGTTTGGCACAATGTGCAAATGAGCTAGCTCCTTGCACAGGGTCAAAGGCGTTCAGAGGTCAACCCCACCCTTGCCCATTGTCCACAACAGTTCGGTCCTACAGCAATACCATTTGCTTTATGTCACAGTGGGGTACCAGTGTTCTTCCAAATACAGAAATAAGCCCCTTATTCGGCAGTAAGCTCCTTCAAATtcaacttactcccaaggaagcatgtaggattgtagccctattcAATTCATGGTAGAGGTGAGATGTGAATCAGGGATTCAGTGCTACACCAACCTTTTCTGTGTTGCTCTCTGCCCCAATAGATCACCATGCTGGCAATATAGAGTTTacacttggcaaccttcagtctcggaagactctggtatcgcgctctgcatggtggttctggaacagcgtctagtgtggctgaataggccgatttggaagtgacaatcccttccacactgggagcaagtgtagtatgTCCCTGTCTAGGTACAGTACATACCTAGAGTAGTGTATGTACTGTACCTAGATCAATATAAAGTACTGTACCTACATCAATAGTTTTGGTTGCTACTAGAAGTGCCTCCTCCTCAAAGCTCAAACCTGCAGAGACAATAGAACAACTATGTCTCAACACTACATCCTATGTGGTGGTATTGCTTGCAGTGGAATCCTGGATCTATAATGACATAGTAGACCATATCCTAGGATTTACCTGTTTGGTGCAAAAACCTGGTATGTTCAGAATTTTCTAGTGATCAGTATGCCTTTAGTAGCCTATGTACTACACTGCAGGGCTCTAGTTCATCAGGGAAGAAACATAACTAGTTAAAGACCCTCATGCCAGAAGTCTGCCTGAAGAGTCCTTCAGCCCCGAAGTCTCACGTATACACTGATCTGAGCAGCACAAGCTGCCACATGCAATGTTTTGTGAGTGTTGGCTGACATTTACTGGAAGCTGATTCCTTCACATTGTGATGGAGACACACACAGCGCTGTGCCTAAGGCCCAGAAGCCAGCAGTATGTACAGTTGCATTTGCCTGCCTGGGTCCTGTGGAGTGCCCTCCTGGGTAGGTCTTTACTTTGGCGCATTTGATGGTGCCACTTCCATCATCTTCTCTGTGTTTTTCCTGTTGCTATTTTAGATGCAAATTCTGGATACTTCCAATTTGAATGCATTTCTCAGTCTACAAGGCAAACTTAAGCCTGGGGCTTCAGTGAGCATACAGGCAGGATGATTCATCTAATCATCTACACCACAGTGGTGAGGAGGAGTGGCTGCTGTGGTAAAGACAGCACTAGAGCCTGAGCATGTTTCTCTCTGTTAAGAGCCAGTGTCCTCCTTCTGTTTGGCAGcctttccttggacatacacaGAATTTGCTAGCAAAACCTGCAGATGTTAGTCAAGAGGATTCCGATTTGCTCTTATCTCATTGAACCGATTTGCCAGGAAACCTTATCTTTCCACCCCACATATGGTTTGCAAATGAGCAAACTGCCCGCAGTCATGCTCTTCTCTTGAGTGTGCAGCACAGCAAGTTCTTGCTCATATTCTGTATCTGGGTTGTGCTTCTCTGAGTGGGGACAGGAAAtgagtttgggggaagggcagccAACAGGGTCCCAAGGGGGGAACAGGAGCTAAAGAAAGAGAGGGACCATTGCTATTGCTAATCACAGTCAGGGACTCAATCTGAAGAGCTAGAAATCTACCAGCTAGGGAGCAGGTACAGACTCAATATAGCAGACAACCTCGGAGCAGGTGCAAAGTTCTTCCTCTTATCATTGGGGAAACCCAGCCAGCCCCTATCCATTTGAGATGAGATATAAGGTCTCCCAGAACAGAGAGGGAATAGGCCTGGTCTATACATGCACCAGAAAGAGGTGGCAATGTGGTGGCAAAAATGGCAAAAACCATGGATGGTCCTCTAAAGAAAATGTTTCTGCAACTCAAAAACTAGAACAAAGCAGGCTGGAGTAGAACCTTTATTCCTGGTTTGCTTAGATTTTTTATTTGCAGGGAATGTTTTGCAAGAAGGAATGTTCAAGCCTGGCACTGCCACCTCCATCTGCAGACTGAGGTGGTACAGTCCCCTCTGCCACCTGAGGCTTCTATCATGTTCTGATGTATTTGGAAGCCAGGCTGAAGGCTAGCACCAGGCAATCATTCTCTCAGCATTAAAAGCAGTTGGAAAGAGGGACCGTTGCTTTTGGTGTGTACTCTCAACCCACTGTGACCTCCGGTAAAAAGATTCTACggagttttaaaattgttttcaaaACTTGTTTGATCAGAGATGACAGTGGAATGAATGAACTGCGTATACACCAGGATGAGAAATGAAACCTCTCTCAAACCACTTTCGTATCTCTGTCTCTAGTCTTTGGGCCAAATGACAAATTACAGTAATTGACTTGTTGGCCAGGATGAGTTTGTTTTGGATGAGTACTTAAAGAGCAGCTGCTggaaagaagagggggagggaTCCAGAAGAAGAGGGGGAGGGATCGGGGCCACAGCATAGTGGGAGGGGAGCTCTAATCCTTTGCCTGTATCCAGATAGTCTGTATCCAGATCATTCCACTGGCTGTTATTTACCAAACAAAACAAGTGCCTTagttgaacccctgctaactggttaagaggcactttttcaagcgggtgctcctcttttatttagtaactggcccacctcaccccagcagtgtctttcctagtggctgtctgctggtgttgcatctttttagattgtgagcccttttgggacagggagccatttagttatttgatttttctctgtaaaccgctttatgaactttttgttgaaaagcggtatataaatactgttgttgttaggGTCAATGACTTAATTAGCATAACATATGGTCCTTACTTAAGAGTCAGTGGATCTTATTCTATGCCCTGCTAGTGCCTCATCTAAGGCCTGAAGTAAGATTTTGCAGCTACACCAGGCCTAAGTCAAGATATACCTGTACAGAGAGTTCCATAATTTTCCAGGTGGCAACTTACTGTAGTAGGTACCGTACACAGCTATGTGAGGAAATTGTAGATGCAGAATCCCCCGCATGTAACTGAGAGAGTTGCACCATAGTGCAGTTTCTCAGGATTTCTGACCAAGCTGGAGGTGTAAAGAACCAATCCTACGTGTGtttgctcaaaagtaagctccgttgtgttcagtggggctctcTCCCAGGACAGTTCATATAGAATTGCAGACAAAATTCTCACCATTTAAGTACGTGCTGTTTAGCTCTACACACATTTATATACTCACTGAGTGAAGTTTTCCCTTGGAAAAAGGGTGATCTGGATTCACCCAGCCTGACCAAAGGATGGCAAAACCTACCCACAATGCATCAGGATAAAGTTGTGGGAAGCTGATATGGTATGCGGACAAGAATGAGAGCTAGCACAAGTATATTAGGATTGGGATAACCCAGGCTCAAATCTCCACTTAGCCATAAAACCCCCTGGGTGTCTGTGGGCCAGTCATGGTTCCTCAGCCTCATCTccctcacagagctgttgtgagcaTAAAATGGAGATTTGATGGGGACTGCCCTGACCTGCTTGGAGAAATGGTGgggtataaatgcaataaataagaaGCAAATTTAGGTGCTATGGTAGTTGAAAGGGATGGATGCCAGCGTTTGGTGCCCAAAATGTCATCTACGTCTTGTTCTGGCAGGTAAGTCGAAGCCACCTGGGTTGGCTCTGAGGTAGAATTCTTTGCTTCCCTCCAAAATGTCCAGTTTTAGGGCTCCTCTGAAGCTGACCCCACTGGAGCCCAGTTCCTCCACCCAACAAGTCTCTGCAAAACACATTCACAGCCACCAGACCTCACCTGACCCCTTCACAGCCAACCACCCCATGACCACTGGccctcacctcctccattcttgtAGCAGAGGTATGGGAAGCGCCAGACGTTTCCCAGCCCTACAGCAAAGCCAACACAAGACATGATGAAATCCATCTGCCGGGTCCAGGTCTCCCGCTCAGGAACGGGCAGCTTCCCGGGGCCCATGGGCACCACCAGAGGGGCAGTAACGGCTCTCTCCTCAAGGGTGGACTCCCTTGTGCCACTGACGGGCTCGGCCCTCTCTGCCTCAGCCACCTCTGAGCATCCACTGCCCTCTGTGGAGACAACAACAAAGTGTTAAACCAGAATCACTTCCAGGCCAGGCACACGTGTTGAAttaacttggaaaaaaaatcttgatcTACGGCTGCAGAAAGCTAAGCAAGGACAACCAAGCTAAGCTCTCTTTTCACCTGTCTGCTTAATTCGGGTGTTTTACCGTTTGCCATCGCTCTTCCAGATCTTAACTCTGGCATCACCAGGCCTAGAAAGTTGTATACCGTATTGTTGTTATCATTAAAATTGGAGGCAATTGCaccttactttggagtaaaagCGGTGTTAAAAATCAACACAGCAAATTTTAAGGTGCTATTAAAGGAGAGAAAGTTGTCGGCGTAATGATATTTTTTACTATGATGCAGGAAGCCACCTGGATTGTTCTGccaacagcaccagaatgtcTTGGGCTAAGAGAAGTGCCTTCTGCACCTCTCTGCATCCACCTCTTCTTGGATTACCCTGAAATAGGCCCTCTTTGGCTTTCCCTGAAAATATGGTACCCCAGATAATTGCTTGGAGAGATTGTGCAGCTGGGACTAGCTCTTCCCTTCCATCACTCTGCAGCAAACATAATCAGGCTGGttaaggagggggaagagggtcCCCCAcgcctctcttttttttctgtacATGTAGGTGAAATTGAGATTCTAATCCACTTTAGCGGTTGCCTTATTGAACTGGGAAACGGTAATCATTCCACCTTGATTCACACAAACTACAGGGATGTGACCTGGTGTTTCATGTATTGGGGGGAGGGTTTGACTTAATTCTGCTCTCCTCCTGTGCTTGGAGGGGGCTTGTGGCTGAAGAGCTCAGAAGGCAATGGAAAAGGTGCCTGTGTGGTTGTGTAGAATAATGCTATGTGCTTGCTCTGTATCCTATTGTTTCCCTTGCTGGGGCAGGAGAGACACGTTCCCAGGCAGAAATCAATGCCTTCATCCTTGCCAGGGAACCGGCTTGCAAAGTCTGCCATCATAGCCGGCTGAGGCCCATCCCTGCTTTTCCTATTTCATCAGGTCCCATGTAGTTCAAAGACCCTTTGACAGCATGACCAATGCAGGAATTTTCTAGGCTACGTTTTATATAAGAAgcaaaccctttaaaaaaaaaatcatctctcaTTCTGGAGTCCTAGTTTCAACGTCACAATGCAGGGTGGTGAGTCACCCACTAGGCAGTGACTCGGAATCCACACACTcagatatatatacacacacgctCATTCACGCGCAGTCACATGAATTCGCACAGCAGTCGCCATGCTGACAATGGGCTTgcagtgcacacacacagagagtctCACACGGTTGTATCTTGGACCGGTGCACATGTCGGTCTGCAATTCCCCCTCTAAAGACTGGGATCTGGGTTTGAGGTCTGCTCTCATTCAAGCTTACTGATCCTGTGAATTAAAGACATCTCTCCGTCTCTCCACCTATCCCCGGCAAAGATTGTGCCATGCCAGACACAAAGCTAGTCGAAAATGTGGGGGGTTGGTGCTGGAAACGGCTTCTTCCAGTGCCACCTCTAACCAGTTGCAAATCTGGGGCTTCTTCCAGTGCCACCTCTAACCAGTTGCAAATCTGGGGCGGGATGGCTTTT is a window from the Tiliqua scincoides isolate rTilSci1 chromosome 2, rTilSci1.hap2, whole genome shotgun sequence genome containing:
- the LOC136639614 gene encoding sodium- and chloride-dependent creatine transporter 1-like — translated: MAPMLHETCSEGSGCSEVAEAERAEPVSGTRESTLEERAVTAPLVVPMGPGKLPVPERETWTRQMDFIMSCVGFAVGLGNVWRFPYLCYKNGGGVFLIPYLLIVFVGGIPVFFLEVALGQFMKQGGIAAWNIAPLFKGLGLASMVIVFFCNSYYIMILVWGLFYLVHSLTETLPWATCGHSWNTPQCTELFALGDCSNSTNGTAQNCSSLVNKRSPVIEFWENKVLRISGDLADPGELSWQLILCLLTTWVIVYFCIWKGVKSTGKVVYFTALFPYVVLILLLLHGVTLPGALDGIIYYLKPDWSKLAVAQVWIDAGTQIFFSYAIGLGALTALGSYNRFHNNCYRDAYILAVINSSTSFFAGFVVFSVLGFMASEQGVDISHVAESGPGLAFIAYPKAVTLMPLSPLWATLFFFMLLVLGLDSQFVGVEGFITGILDLFPQPAAGSPRREVTAAICCLVCCIIDLSMVTQGGMYVFQLFDNYSASGITLLWQAFWECVVIAWVYGADRFMDDVARMIGYRPLPYMKWCWALITPAVCVGIFLFHVVNYQPLTYNKSYVYPWWGEAIGWALALASMLCIPCTIIFKLLRSKGSLQQRWQLLTTPVWGHHHLEYMTPEAEAKLLPPDSVAAAPLEKATLFETVI